ATTTCACCTTTGATTTTGGAGAACCAGGCATTACGTTAATGAAGTCAACTACAAATTCCGAGATGGAATGATTAATTATGGCAAGATTTGCATAAGTTCCATCAGCCGTCTTTTCATCAATTTCAATATTTAACTGATTCTGTTTCGTTTCCTGTGACATAATGCAGTATTTAAAAAAAAAGGCACGATACTTCGTGCCTTTTACTATTAATTTTCTTCTATTTCCTCTTTGGCACCAACGATGATATGATCGTATTCTCTCATTCCTGTTCCGGCAGGAATTCGCTTACCAACAATCACATTTTCTTTTAGTCCTTCAAGGTAATCTTCCTTACCACTTACTGCAGCTTCGTTAAGTACTTTCGTAGTTTCCTGGAAAGAAGCAGCTGAGATAAATGATTTGGTCTGAAGTGACGCTCTTGTGATCCCTTGCAGAATTGGTTCTGCCGTTGCAGGAACTGCATCACGTGCAATCAGCAAGTTTTTGTCATTTCTTCTCAAGATAGAATTTTCATCCCTTAAAGCCCTTGCAGAAACGATCTGACCCGCTTTCATATTCGTGGAATCTCCTGCGTCCTCTATGACCTTAAGTCCGTAAATATTATCATTCACCTCCATAAAGTCATTTTTGTGAACCAATTGATTTTCAAGGAATATCGTATCACCTGAATCGATCACTTTTACTTTACGCATCATTTGTCTTACAACAACTTCAAAGTGCTTATCATTGATTTTTACCCCTTGAAGACGGTATACCTCCTGAATCTCATTCACCAAATACTCCTGAACCTTTGAAGGCCCCATGATATTTAAGATATCCGTTGGAGTTGTGGCGCCATCAGACAATGGCATACCTGCTTTTACAAAATCATTCTCCTGAACCAGGATCTGGTTCGACAATTTCACAAGGTATTTTTTAATGTCTCCAAGCTTGGATTCAACGATGATCTCTCTGTTACCTCTCTTGATCTTACCAAATGAGATCACACCGTCTATTTCAGAAACAACCGCAGGGTTCGATGGATTCCTCGCTTCGAACAATTCCGTAACTCGAGGAAGACCTCCGGTAATATCTCCGGCTTTTCCTGATTTACGAGGTATTTTTACCAAAATTTGTCCAGCCTCTATTTTTTGACCTTCTTCGATCAATAAGTGTGCCCCAACAGGAAGCGAATATGATCTTAATGTTTCTCCTTTTGTGGTCTGAACGTGTAAGGTTGGAATAACTCTTTTCTTTTTAGAATCTGAAATTACTTTTTCCTTAAAGCCAGTCTGTTCATCCATTTCCACCTGATAGGTAACACCTTCAATCAGATCTTCAAAAACAGCTTTACCACCAAATTCTGAAACAATCACACCATTATATGGATCCCACTGGCAAATGACATCACCTTTTTTCACTTGTTTCTTTCCGTCGACAAAAATATGAGAACCGTAAGGAATATTATTTGTACTAAGAACTATTCCTGAGTTCTTATCCAAAATTTTGAATTCAGATGTTCTCGAAATAACAATCTTAACTGCATTTCCTTCACTGTCTACTCCATCTACAGTCTTCAAATCATCGATCACCAATTCACCCGAATGATTTGCTACCAATCGGCTGTCTTCAGAAATGTTTCCTGCAATACCACCTACGTGGAAGGTTCTCAAAGTCAGCTGCGTTCCTGGTTCTCCAATTGACTGAGCTGCGACAACTCCAACAGCTTCACCTCTTTGAACCATTTTGTTGCTTGAAAGACTCACTCCGTAACACTTGGTACAAATTCCTTTTTTCGCCTCACAGGTCAGTGCAGAACGAACTTCGATCGTATCCAGTTCAGCCTCTTCTACCTTTTTTACCGAATCTTCATCAAATAAACCACCGGCCTCAATGATCAATTCATCGGTTCTAGGATCGTATACATCATGTAAGGAAACCCTTCCAAAAATTCTTTCAGAAAGTGTTTCAACAATCTCATCGTTGTTCTTCAAAGGTTTTACTTCCAATCCTCTCAGCGTACCACAATCTTCTTCATTGATAATCACATCCTGAGCAACATCTACAAGTCTTCTTGTTAAGTAACCCGCATCCGCAGTTTTCAATGCCGTATCCGCCAGACCTTTTCTCGCACCGTGTGTTGAGATAAAGTATTCAAGAATCGAAAGTCCTTCTTTAAAGTTGGAAAGAATTGGGTTTTCAATAATTTCACCACCACCGGCAGTAGATTTTTTAGGCTTAGCCATCAATCCACGCATACCAGTCAACTGTCTGATCTGCTCTTTTGAACCCCTTGCTCCGGAGTCAAGCATCATATATACAGAGTTAAACCCTTGCTGATCTTCTCTTAATCTCTTCATTGAAAGCTCCGTCAACCTGTTATTGGTAGATCCCCAGATGTCAATTACCTGGTTGTATCGCTCCTTGTTGGTCAACATACCCATATTATAACTCGACATGATCGAATCAACCTGCTTATTTGCATCGTCGATCATTGTGTGTTTCTCTTCAGGAATAATGATATCCCCTAAACTAAAGGACAATCCACCCTGGAAGGCAAATTTGTATCCCATGTTCTTGATATTGTCAAGGAATCTTCCTGTTGTAGGTACATCCGTTACCTTAAGAATATCACCAATAATATCTCTTAAAGATCTTTTGGTCAATACCTCATTGATATATCCGGCTGCTTCCGGCACAACCTCGTTGAATAATACCCTTCCAACTGTTGTTTTAATGATCTTATTAACCAATTCACCATTCTCATCAAAATCCTTTTCTCTAACCTTGATGCTCGCGTTAAGATCCACTTTCTTCTCATTGAAAGCTATTTTAACTTCCTCTAAAGAATAGAAAGTAGTTCCTTCACCTTTTACTTTATGGTCAGGTGTAGAAATTCTTTCTTTGGTCATATAGTAAAGACCCAATACCATATCCTGAGAAGGTACCGTAATCGGTGATCCATTGGCAGGATTCAAAATATTGTGAGAAGCCAGCATGAGCAACTGGGCCTCTAAGATTGCTTCCTGTCCAAGCGGAAGGTGCACCGCCATCTGGTCACCATCGAAATCCGCGTTAAAGGCAGTACATACCAATGGATGCAACTGAATCGCTTTACCCTCTATCAGTTTTGGTTGAAAGGCCTGAATACCCAGTCTGTGCAAGGTAGGGGCCCTGTTCAACAATACAGGATGTCCTTTCAGTACATTTTCCAGGATATCCCAAACCACAGGTTCTCTCTTATCTATAATTTTCTTTGCAGATTTCACGGTCTTAACAATACCTCTTTCGATCAGTTTTCTGATGACAAAAGGCTTGTACAATTCCGCCGCCATATCTTTTGGCAATCCACATTCATACAGTCTCAATTCCGGTCCAACGACAATTACAGAACGTGCAGAATAATCAACACGCTTACCCAAAAGGTTTTGTCTGAATCGTCCTTGCTTACCTTTAAGCGAGTCTGAAAGTGACTTTAAAGGTCTGTTCGATTCTGTTTTAACAGCAGAAGATTTTCTTGTGTTGTCAAATAATGAATCTACAGATTCCTGCAACATACGCTTCTCATTTCTCAAGATCACCTCAGGTGCCTTGATCTCCATCAATCTTTTCAAACGATTGTTACGTATAATTACCCTTCTGTAAAGGTCATTCAAATCCGAAGTGGCAAAACGCCCTCCATCCAAAGGAACCAATGGTCTAAGCTCTGGTGGAATTACAGGAACAACCTTCATGATCATCCATTCCGGCTTGTTTTCTTTTCTTGAATTTGCGTCTCTAAAAGCTTCTACAACATTCAATCGTTTCAAAGCTTCCATTTTACGTTGCTTCGAAGTTTCTGTATTCGCTTTATGCCTCAATTCGTATGATAAACTGTCAAGGTCAATTCTCGCAAGCAGTTCGATCAAACACTCAGCCCCCATTTTGGCGATGAATTTGTCAGGATCGTTGTCGTCAAGATATTGATTTTCCTGAGGTAAGGTTTCAAGAATATTCAAATACTCTTCCTCAGTAAGGAAATCCATTTTTTGCAATGGCTCTCCCTCTTCATTTTTTGCAATACCCGGCTGGATCACTACATACCGTTCGTAGTAGATGATCATGTCAAGCTTTTTAGATGGAAGACCTAAAAGGTACCCCATTTTATTTGGCAATGATCTAAAGTACCAGATATGCGCGACGGGAACAACAAGGTTGATATGTCCAACACGGTCTCTTCGAACTTTCTTTTCAGTTACTTCAACTCCACATCGATCACAGATGATCCCCTTGTATCGTATTCTTTTATATTTTCCGCAGGCACATTCATAATCTTTGATAGGTCCAAAGATTCTCTCACAAAACAATCCGTCTCTTTCTGGTTTGTGCGTACGATAATTAATGGTCTCAGGTTTCAAAACCTCTCCTTTTGATTTCTCAAGGATGGTTTCAGGCGAAGCCAGACCAATGGTAATTTTATTGAATTTTTTTACAGTGTATTTTTCTCTTTGTCTTGCCATGGTAATGGATAGAATTAAATGTAAAAATTATATTGTAGTTCCACCCGAACAGATATTCAGGTGGAACGTGGATTGTTGTTTATTCTTCTAGTTTAAGGTCAAGTCCCAGTCCTTTCAATTCATGCATCAATACATTGAAAGATTCCGGTAGGCCTGGTTCAGGCATTCTGTCTCCCTTAACAATCGCCTCATAGGTCTTGGCTCTACCAAGCACATCATCCGATTTAACTGTTAGGATTTCCCTTAAAGTAGATGAAGCTCCATAGGCCTCAAGAGCCCATACCTCCATTTCACCGAAACGCTGGCCACCAAACTGGGCTTTACCACCCAATGGCTGTTGTGTAATCAATGAATAAGGTCCAATTGAACGAGCGTGCATTTTGTCTTCAATCATGTGACCCAGTTTGATAATGTAAATTACCCCAACTGTAGCCGGCTGATCAAATCTTTCACCTGTACCACCATCATAAAGATATGTATGTCCAAAATCCGGGATACCCGCTTTTCTTGTCAATTCAGTAATCTCGTCAATATTGGCTCCGTCGAAAATTGGCGTTGCATATTTCTCTCCCAGGTTCTGACCGGCCCATCCTAATACGGTTTCGTAGATCTGACCAATATTCATCCTCGATGGTACACCCAGTGGATTCAATACGATATCTACAGGAGTTCCGTCTTCCAAGAAAGGCATATCTTCCTGTCTAACAATTCTTGCAACAATACCTTTGTTACCGTGACGTCCTGCCATTTTATCACCCACCTTTAACTTACGTTTCTTAGCAACATAAATCTTGGCAAGCTTGATGATCCCTTTTGGTAACTCATCTCCTACAGTAACCGCAAATTTCTTTCTTCTCAATGATCCCTGAAGGTCACTTAACTTGATCTTATAATTGTGAATCAATCTGTTCACAAGGTCATTTAAATCCTTATCCGTTGTCCAAACACCTTTAGTTAAATGCTCGAAATCAGTTACAGAATTCAACATTTTAAGTGTGAACTTCTTACCTTTTGGAAGAATTTCTTCACCAAGGTCATTCTGAACTCCCTGAGATGTCTTACCATTAATCAAACCAAACAATTTGTCAAGTAAAACATTTCTAAGTTTGTCATATTCTACAGAGAATTCAACTTCAAGGCTGTTTACTTCCTCTTTGTCTTTTACTCTCTTCGCTTTGTCCTTTATGGCTCTCTGGAATAATTTTTTATCGATTACTACTCCTCTAAGAGATGGTGAAGCTTTTAATGAAGCATCTTTCACATCACCTGCATTATCTCCGAAGATAGCTCTTAATAATTTTTCTTCAGGTGTAGGATCAGATTCACCTTTTGGAGTAATCTTCCCAATAAGGATATCGCCTGGTTTGATCTCAGCACCGATACGGATCATTCCATTCTCATCAAGATCTTTGGTTGCTTCTTCACTGACATTAGGAATATCTGCAGTCAATTCTTCAGCTCCTAACTTTGTATCCCTCACATCCAGTGCATATTCATCAATATGAATCGATGTAAAGATATCCTCACGAACTACTTTTTCTGAGATTACGATCGCATCCTCAAAGTTATATCCTTTCCATGGCATAAAGGCCACTTTCATATTTCTACCAAGAGCAAGCTCTCCTTTTTCAGTAGCATATCCCTCACAAAGAACCTGTCCTTTAACAACCTTGTCTCCTCTACTTACGATAGGATGAAGGTTGATTGACGTTCCCTGATTTGTTTTACGGAACTTGATCAGCTCATAGGTTTTAACATCCGAATCAAAACTTACAATTCGATCATTATCCGTACGTTCGTATCTTATTTCAATTTTGTCAGAATCAACATAAATCACTTCTCCTGACCCCTCAGCATTAATAAGGATTCTCGAGTCCTCGGCTACTCTTCTTTCAAGTCCTGTTCCTACAATTGGAGATTCAGGTCTCATAAGCGGTACCGCCTGACGCATCATGTTAGATCCCATCAAAGCCCTGTTCGCATCATCGTGTTCAAGGAATGGAATCAAAGAAGCTGAAATCGAAGAGATCTGGTTCGGCGAAACATCCATATAATTTACTTCATCAGAAGTTACAACCGGGAAGTCACCATCCAGTCTGGCAACTACTTTCTCCAGAACAATATTACCCTTGTCATCCAAATCAAGGTTCGACTGGGCAATTTTTCTTCCTTCCTCTTCCTCCGCACTCAGGTAGATCGGTTTTTCAGTAACATCAACTTTACCTTCATTAACATTTCGGTAAGGCGTTTCAATAAATCCAAGATTGTTCACCTTTGCATAAACTGCAAGTGAAGAGATCAAACCAATGTTTGGCCCTTCAGGGGTTTCAATCGGACATAATCTTCCGTAGTGAGTAAAGTGAACGTCACGAACCTCAAAACCTGCTCTTTCACGTGACAGACCTCCTGGTCCTAAAGCTGACAATCTTCTCTTGTGCGTGATCTCCGCCAATGGATTCGTCTGATCCATAAACTGAGACAACTGATTTGTTCCAAAAAAGGAATTAATAACTGATGACAAGGTTTTTGCATTGATCAGATCAATAGGTGTAAACACCTCGTTATCACGTACATTCATTCTTTCACGAATGGTTCTCGCCATTCTGGAAAGACCTACACCAAACTGTCCTGCCAACTGCTCTCCAACAGTTCTTACACGACGATTCGATAAGTGGTCAATATCATCTACCTCTGCCTTTGAATTAACCAGGTTGATCAAATTCTTAACAATGGTGATAATATCTTCCTTTGTCAATACTTTTTGCTCAATGTCAACATCAAGTCCCAACTTTTTATTCATTCTGTAACGACCAACTTCTCCAAGATTGTATCGTTGTTCAGAAAAGAACAGTTTATTGATGATTCCTTTTGCCGTTTCATAATCTGGCGGTTCAGCATTACGCAACTGACGATAAATATGTTCAACAGCCTCTTTTTCAGAGTTTGTCGGATCTTTTTGCAAGGTGTTATGAATAATGGCATAATCACCTGCTTCATTATCTAATTTATGTAACAAGATCGTTTTTGCACCCGACTCGATAATTTCTTCTACATGCTCTTTTTCAAGGATAGTATCCCTGTCAAGTACGATCTCATTTCTTTCAATTGAAACTACCTCTCCGGTATCTTCATCCACAAAATCCTCGAACCAGGTCTTTAAAACTCTGGCTGCAAGTTTTCTGCCAAGGACTTTTTTAAGTCCGCTTTTTGATACTTTAACCTCTTCTGCAAGGTCAAAGATTTCCAGTATGTCTTTATCTCTCTCAAAACCGATGGCTCTGAATAAAGTTGTTACCGGTAATTTTTTCTTTCGGTCAATATAGGCAAACATCACCTGGTTGATATCCGTAGCGAATTCAATCCAAGATCCTTTAAAAGGAATTACCCTTGCCGAATATAATTTAGTTCCATTTGCGTGGAATGATTGTCCGAAGAACACACCAGGTGAACGGTGCAACTGGGATACGACAACTCTTTCCGCTCCGTTAATAACGAAGGTTCCACTATGTGTCATATAAGGAATTACTCCCAGGTATACGTCCTGAACGATCGTTTCAAAATCTTCGTGCTCCGGATCAGTACAATATAGTTTTAAACGAGCTTTAAGAGGTACACTGTAAGTCAATCCTCTTTCGATACACTCTTGAATGGAATATCTTGGCGGATCAACAAAGTAATCCAGGAATTCTAAAACAAAATTATTTCTGGTATCGGTGATTGGGAAGTTTTCCATGAAAGTTTTGTACAAACCTTCGTCACTTCTCTCATCAGATTTGGTCTCTAATTGAAAAAAATCCTGGAAAGATTTAATTTGAATATCTAGGAAATCAGGATATTCGGTAATCAATTTAGCTGATGCAAAGTTTACTCTTTGGGTTTTTTGTTTCGTTGCCAATGGAGAAAAATTTAAATTAAATTATAAGAACGAATATATATGCAAAATGGTTTAGGTCTAAGCGGTTTTACCCCAAAGACCTAAACCTCAAATGTTTAGCGGTTGAGCTGCTTACTTAAGCTCAACTTCAGCTCCAGCTTCCTCTAAAGACTTTTTAAGACCTTCCGCCTCGTCTTTAGAAATACCTTCTTTGATAGGTGCTGGGGCACTATCAACGATTCCTTTAGCTTCTTTTAAGCCTAAACCAGTTAATTCCTTAACCAATTTAACTACAGCCAATTTAGATCCACCTGCAGCTTTAAGGATAACATCAAATTCTGATTTCTCCTCAGCAGCAGCTTCACCACCACCTGCAGGACCTGCTACTGCTACTGCAGCGGCTGCCGGCTCAATACCATATTCTTCTTTTAAAATATTTGCCAATTCATTAACTTCCTTTACTGTTAAGTTAACCAACTGTTCTGCGAAATCTTTTAACTCTGCCATTTTTCTACTGTTTAAATTTTATTATTTAGTTTATTAGTGTGTTATTCTTTTTCTGATAAAGTTTGAAGTATACCGTGAATTTTACCTCCACCTGACTGAAGTGCTGAAATAACATTCTTAGCAGGTGATTGTAACAATCCGATAATATCTCCTATCAATTCTTCTTTAGATTTGATGTTAACTAGGTTGTCAAGTTGATCATCACCAACATATACAGCCTCTTCAACATAAGCGCCTTTTAAAATTGGTTTATCTTTTCCTTTACGGAAAGCTTTGATCACCTTAGCCGGTGCATTACCGGTTTCTGCCAACATCAAAGATGTATTACCTTTAAGTACTTCCGGTAACTCTCCAAAATCCTTATCACTGGTTTCCATTGCTTTTGAAAGCAATGTATTTTTAACAACCGCCAGTTTTACGTTTGCTTTAAAACAAGCTCTACGCAAATCAGACGTATCAGAGGCATTCAATCCTGAGATATCAGCCAAATAGATTACTGGGTTATCAGCTAACTTGCCAGTTAAATCTTGTATTACTTGCGATTTTTCTTCTCTAGTCATAATTCAAAAATTTACGGCATTAAACTGTTTTAGTGTCTATTTCAACTCCAGGGCTCATCGTACTAGACAAGAAAATACTCTTGATATATGTACCCTTTACAGTTGACGGCTTCAATTTTACAAGAGTTCTGATCAATTCACTTGCATTTTCGGCAATCTTATCAGCTTCAAAAGAAACCTTCCCGATTGATGCATGAACAATACCAGTTTTATCTACTTTAAAATCAATTTTACCACCTTTAACGTCTTTGACTGCTTTTGCAACATCCATAGTAACCGTACCGGTCTTTGGGTTTGGCATCAAACCTCTCGGGCCTAATATTCTACCTAAAGGACCTAATTTACCCATTACACTAGGCATGGTTACAATAACATCAACATCTGTCCATCCTCCTTTAATTTTCTGAAGGTATTCATCCAGACCTACGTAATCAGCACCGGCTTCCTTTGCCTCAGCTTCTTTGTCAGGGGTTACCAATGCCAAAACCTTAACATCTTTTCCTGTACCATTTGGAAGTGTTACAACACCTCTAACCATTTGGTTTGCTTTACGCGGATCTACACCCAAACGCACTGCAAGGTCTACACTTGCATTAAAATTTACGTTTGTAATTTCCTTAACCAGAGAGGAAGCTGCCAATACATCATGTGATACATTAGCATCTACTTTAGCTCTAGCTTCTTTTTGCTTCTTTGTTAGTCTTGCCATTTTCTTATGCTGTTTTAACTGGAGCCGTTCCTTTTACTCGAATTCCCATAGATCTGGCTGTCCCTGCAATCATCAACATCGCTGATTCTACTTGAAATGCATTTAAATCCTGCATTTTGTCCTCAGCAATTGTACGAATTTGATCCCAAGTCACAGATGCTACTCTCTTACGGTTAGGTTCTCCAGAACCTTTTTTTACTTTAGCTGCCTCTAACAATTGAACTGCTGCTGGCGGAGTCTTAACTACAAAATCAAAAGATTTATCCTTGTAAACATTAATTACAACCGGTAAAACTTTTCCTGCTTTGTCTTGAGTTCTGGCATTAAACTGCTTACAGAACTCCATGATGTTAACTCCGGCGGCACCCAATGCCGGTCCTACTGGTGGTGACGGATTGGCTGCACCTCCTCGAACCTGCAATTTTACTACCTTACTAACTTCTTTTGCCATCGTTTTAACTTTAATTAATAAAATACATTAAGTGGAAGCTAATGTATTTACATAATACCCGTAACATTTATGAAATTTTTTCAACTTGCATATAGTTAAGTTCCAATGGTGTCTTACGACCAAAGATCTTTACCATAACCTCAAGTTTACGCTTTTCCTCATTTATTTTTTCGATCGTACCATCAAATCCATTGAATGGCCCATCGATAACTTTCACTGTTTCACCAATAATAAAAGGTATGGCAACATTTTCGTTCTGTACAGCCAAATCATCTACCGTACCTAACATTCTGTTGACTTCTGATTTTCTCAATGGAACCGGATCCCCTCCTTTGGTTTCACCTAAGAAACCAATTACACCTGTTACAGATTTGATCACGTGTGGAACTTCCCCGCTTAAATTTGCCTCAACCATAATATATCCCGGAAAGTAGACCTTTTCTTTATGGTATTTCTTACCATTTCTGATCTGGATCACTTTTTCTGTAGGCACTAAAACCTGACTGACAAAATCCGATAACCCCAATCGAGCAATTTCATTCTCGATATAGGTTTTTACCTTATTTTCCTGTCCGCCGATAGCCCTAACAGCATACCATTTCATTACAGTTGAATCAGACATATTCATCTTTTAATTAAAAATATTGAAAAAATTTTCCAAGACCATTTGAAAGAACTTGTCAACTAGGAATACAGCAATGGCAAATATCACCGTAAACACTGCAACCAAAACGGTATTCTTTTGAGCTTCGTTCCTTGGCATCCATGAAACGTTATGCTGCAACTCCTCAAATGATTCCTTAATGTAATTTACTATACCCATTATTATCCTTTTTACGCACGGGTGGAGAGGCTCGAACTCCCGACACCTGGTTTTGGAGACCAGTGCTCTACCAACTGAGCTACACCCGTATGGATAGAAAACAACGCATCTTCATACATTGTTTGTCTCCCTTGTTTTTAGTAAGTTTTATTGAAAAAAAACATACTTTTTAAAAAGAATACAAGGCGCTTCTGTAAAGAAGCACCTGATATTCTAATCTTATATTTCAACTGAATTTGATTATAATTAATCAAGGATTTCAGTTACCTGACCAGCTCCAACTGTTCTACCACCTTCACGGATAGCGAAACGAAGACCGATGTTCAAGGCAATTGGCTGAATCAAATCAACTGTAATAGTTAAGTTATCTCCAGGCATTACCATCTCAACACCTTCAGGTAAGTTAATAGTTCCTGTAACGTCTGTCGTTCTTACATAGAACTGAGGACGATAGTTTTTGTGGAATGGAGTGTGACGACCACCTTCTTCTTTCTTCAAGATATAAACCTCAGCTTTAAATTTCGCGTGTGGAGTAATTGAACCTGGCTTACAGATTACCATACCTCTTTTGATTTCGTTTTTATCAATACCTCTTAATAAGATACCAACGTTATCTCCAGCTTCACCTCTATCCAAAATCTTACGGAACATCTCAACACCAGTAATTGTAGAAGTCAATTTCTCTGCACCCATACCGATGATATCAACAGCGTCACCCGTGTTGGCAACACCAAGTTCGATACGACCTGTAGCAACAGTACCACGACCTGTAATTGAGAATACATCTTCAACAGGCATTAAGAAATCCTTATCAACGTCTCTTTTTGGTATTTCAATCCAGCTATCAACAGCATCCATCAACTCAACAACTGTATCAACCCATTTTGCTTCACCGTTAAGTGCTCCAAGAGCTGAACCTTGAATTACAGGACCATTATCTCCGTCATACTCGTAGAAAGAAAGAAGATCTCTTACTTCCATTTCAACCAATTCTAGTAATTCTTCATCGTCAACCATGTCCACTTTGTTCATGAAAACAACAATTCTAGGAATACCTACCTGACGTCCTAAAAGAATGTGTTCTCTAGTTTGTGGCATTGGACCATCAGTTGCAGCAACAACCAAGATAGCACCGTCCATCTGAGCAGCACCCGTTACCATGTTCTTAACGTAATCCGCGTGACCTGGACAGTCAACGTGTGCGTAATGACGGTTAGCAGTGGCGTACTCTACGTGCGCAGTGTTAATTGTTATACCTCTTTCTTTTTCTTCAGGAGCATTATCGATCTGATCGAAATCCTTCACTTCAGAAAGTCCTTTATCTGC
This DNA window, taken from Lutimonas zeaxanthinifaciens, encodes the following:
- the nusG gene encoding transcription termination/antitermination protein NusG gives rise to the protein MSDSTVMKWYAVRAIGGQENKVKTYIENEIARLGLSDFVSQVLVPTEKVIQIRNGKKYHKEKVYFPGYIMVEANLSGEVPHVIKSVTGVIGFLGETKGGDPVPLRKSEVNRMLGTVDDLAVQNENVAIPFIIGETVKVIDGPFNGFDGTIEKINEEKRKLEVMVKIFGRKTPLELNYMQVEKIS
- the rplJ gene encoding 50S ribosomal protein L10 is translated as MTREEKSQVIQDLTGKLADNPVIYLADISGLNASDTSDLRRACFKANVKLAVVKNTLLSKAMETSDKDFGELPEVLKGNTSLMLAETGNAPAKVIKAFRKGKDKPILKGAYVEEAVYVGDDQLDNLVNIKSKEELIGDIIGLLQSPAKNVISALQSGGGKIHGILQTLSEKE
- the rplA gene encoding 50S ribosomal protein L1; the encoded protein is MARLTKKQKEARAKVDANVSHDVLAASSLVKEITNVNFNASVDLAVRLGVDPRKANQMVRGVVTLPNGTGKDVKVLALVTPDKEAEAKEAGADYVGLDEYLQKIKGGWTDVDVIVTMPSVMGKLGPLGRILGPRGLMPNPKTGTVTMDVAKAVKDVKGGKIDFKVDKTGIVHASIGKVSFEADKIAENASELIRTLVKLKPSTVKGTYIKSIFLSSTMSPGVEIDTKTV
- the secE gene encoding preprotein translocase subunit SecE, encoding MGIVNYIKESFEELQHNVSWMPRNEAQKNTVLVAVFTVIFAIAVFLVDKFFQMVLENFFNIFN
- the tuf gene encoding elongation factor Tu, which codes for MAKETFDRSKPHLNIGTIGHVDHGKTTLTAAITKVLADKGLSEVKDFDQIDNAPEEKERGITINTAHVEYATANRHYAHVDCPGHADYVKNMVTGAAQMDGAILVVAATDGPMPQTREHILLGRQVGIPRIVVFMNKVDMVDDEELLELVEMEVRDLLSFYEYDGDNGPVIQGSALGALNGEAKWVDTVVELMDAVDSWIEIPKRDVDKDFLMPVEDVFSITGRGTVATGRIELGVANTGDAVDIIGMGAEKLTSTITGVEMFRKILDRGEAGDNVGILLRGIDKNEIKRGMVICKPGSITPHAKFKAEVYILKKEEGGRHTPFHKNYRPQFYVRTTDVTGTINLPEGVEMVMPGDNLTITVDLIQPIALNIGLRFAIREGGRTVGAGQVTEILD
- the rplK gene encoding 50S ribosomal protein L11: MAKEVSKVVKLQVRGGAANPSPPVGPALGAAGVNIMEFCKQFNARTQDKAGKVLPVVINVYKDKSFDFVVKTPPAAVQLLEAAKVKKGSGEPNRKRVASVTWDQIRTIAEDKMQDLNAFQVESAMLMIAGTARSMGIRVKGTAPVKTA